A genome region from Etheostoma cragini isolate CJK2018 chromosome 4, CSU_Ecrag_1.0, whole genome shotgun sequence includes the following:
- the mon1a gene encoding vacuolar fusion protein MON1 homolog A has translation MDGEAHKGTVSWEDGTLAPVDHLRTERADSPTPGLVEGTEPGAGQKSAMFVHAQSFEDLTAEAEEEVRREDKPGECAEELKVLVGEKTIEEQHNNDVTSESRTKEEDVTGEAWRSHRKHVFVLSEAGKPIYTRYGTEEALSSTTGVMMALVSFVEAEKNVIRSIHADGCKVVFLSKSPLVLVGVSRTCQSDKELLRELQYIYYQIVSLLTLTQLNHIFQHKQNYDLRRLLAGSEYLTDNLLHRLDRDPGLLLSAVTCLPLASSARDMVSSSLQAAKSKSLVFSILLAGDRLVTLVRKKDQFLHHIDLHLVFNLVGSSSSFREGEGWTPICLPKFNTAGFFHAHISYLEPASELCLILVSTDREDFFNMSDCKQRFLERLSKRSAYQALKEALKCPSYSVAQVGIPELRHFLYKSKSSGLYTSPEFPEVYQSDKEQERLMGLYQDLHSSLHHPTRPLRSFYRCSETENLLAWVTSGFELYLCFSPLGTKALAVSAVNKLLKWIRKEEDRLFILSPLTY, from the exons ATGGATGGAGAAGCCCACAAGGGGACTGTGTCATGGGAGGATGGTACTCTGGCTCCCGTGGACCACCTTCGCACAGAGAGGGCGGACAGCCCCACACCAGGTCTGGTGGAGGGAACTGAACCAG GTGCCGGTCAGAAGAGTGCTATGTTTGTTCATGCACAGTCTTTCGAGGATCTGACTGCTGAGGCTGAGGAAGAGGTTCGGAGGGAGGATAAACCAGGAGAGTGTGCAGAAGAGCTCAAGGTGCTGGTGGGAGAGAAAACCATAGAGGAACAACACAACAACGATGTTACATCAGAGAGTAGGACTAAGGAGGAAGACGTGACTGGTGAGGCATGGAGGAGCCACAGAAAACACGTGTTTGTGCTGAGCGAGGCTGGTAAGCCAATCTACACCCGCTATGGCACGGAGGAGGCTCTGTCCAGCACCACGGGGGTCATGATGGCCCTTGTATCCTTCGTTGAGGCCGAGAAGAACGTAATTCGTTCCATCCATGCAG ATGGCTGTAAAGTGGTTTTCCTCAGCAAGAGTCCTCTGGTCCTGGTGGGTGTGTCTCGAACCTGTCAGTCAGACAAAGAGCTGCTGCGGGAGCTGCAGTACATCTACTACCAGATCGTCAGCCTGCTTACCCTCACCCAGCTCAACCACATCTTCCAGCACAAGCAGAACTACGACCTGCGCCGCCTGCTGGCCGGCTCCGAGTACCTCACTGACAACCTGCTGCATCGGCTGGACCGAGACCCCGGCCTGCTGCTCAGCGCCGTCACATGCCTGCCTCTGGCCAGCTCTGCAAGGGACATGGTCTCATCGAGCCTGCAGGCCGCCAAATCCAAGAGCCTGGTGTTCTCCATCCTGCTGGCTGGAGACCGCCTGGTTACTCTTGTGAGGAAAAAGGACCAGTTCCTGCACCACATAGACTTGCACCTGGTCTTCAACCTCGTCGGCTCCTCCTCGTCCTTTCGAGAGGGTGAAGGCTGGACGCCGATCTGTCTGCCGAAGTTCAACACTGCAGGATTTTTCCACGCTCACATTTCCTATCTGGAGCCTGCGTCCGAGCTCTGTCTCATCCTGGTCTCAACTGATCGAGaggacttttttaacatgtccGACTGCAAGCAACGGTTCCTGGAGAGGCTGAGCAAGCGCAGTGCCTACCAGGCCCTGAAAGAAGCTCTTAAATGTCCCAGCTATTCTGTGGCGCAGGTCGGCATACCGGAGCTCAGGCACTTCCTGTACAAATCAAAGAGCTCAGGGCTGTACACCAG TCCAGAGTTCCCTGAAGTGTACCAGTCTGATAAAGAGCAGGAAAGGTTGATGGGACTGTACCAGGACCTCCACAGCAGCTTGCATCATCCAACCAGACCTCTCCGCTCCTTCTACCGCTGTAGTGAAACTGAAAACCTGCTGGCATGG GTAACAAGTGGCTTTGAGCTCTACCTCTGCTTCAGTCCGCTGGGGACCAAGGCCTTGGCCGTCTCTGCTGTCAACAAACTGCTGAAGTGGATCAGGAAGGAGGAGGATCGCCTCTTCATCCTGAGTCCTCTCACATACTGA
- the mst1rb gene encoding macrophage-stimulating protein receptor isoform X1 produces MVHCTTKWGTCICVQTLLAFALANCPSLAPSPVNFSVVYTMPFFQARGPIQNIVNNSLYQEVYVASQNVIETVNRSLEKVWELRTGPVGSPECQICDLCNIDKDLDFLEDTNNQVLLLDTLFMYLYSCGSSQYGVCYFHQLNSNGQSPSLSKCLFRKAANSAAYCPDCVASPLGTKVTMVEEGQTVYFFVASTVNDSVTQRFGRKSISVRRPLATEDGFYSDVRGLTVLPGLRRTYHIEYVYSFFTQEFVYFLSVQRESPDQDSSPFQTRLGRLPRNEWEMKRYREVILECRFEPKRRRRNVVSEPYKDVVYNVVQAAHFGKAGRELADELGSEEKDDILYGVFAVTDDNGVTEHDSALCAFPMDNVDKAIVDGVDDCCESGPEQLSRGLCHFQPCESCPHESMENNATCRDHPTMVSKPYYRVDLFNRQMTDVLLTALLVTTIENKTVAHIGTSTGRLLQLVLTRSSPIIFANYSLVENQRVSSIAAVYSSEYLLFVVGDKMIQVPQRGPGCQHFLTCAMCLTAPKFMGCGWCSGVCSWESECNRRWRNESCPPGITGFFPRTAPPDGQTELTVCGWEFQSPLRPAITSRTHQVRLGQTACTVLPVKSNNTHFVCKIRSGATELSKPVNITVEVHEGKVDGRYSIDGKAEMPGFTFVIPNITEIQPNYGPRVGGTLITVTGPHLDAGKTRKVTLNDMPCPIKRVTKPKGNVSSIICLSQPISEVRDVPLSVFIDKSPVLTTKVFYYKENPMITAVLPDCSFDRGSRIVIGGENLDSVYRTIIRFKPNESHLKPVTRECIGKSLPTRMECISPVFPRDETEEGELSFDMDGALGLWNKEFSYHPYGEPIPFETDGHVLNLYPGFDEVSLHHQKLNLVSSCMTIIMTVAGVDCDAKVLDNEITCRIPKNMTITSEGLPVKISINGQVHNVGTVVRVSNHYMVGVVLGILTALVAGAVLAFVVMKHLRKTKKASMVETGLNHSANRSGTNNVELTPIGDYRRVVSLSPSTPLVGSMVFPRLSFAAGSIDPTLTPLMPSEKISITSFRPELLEEVKDVLIPAEMLIVQHHRIIGKGHFGTVYHGYFTDHNNREIHCAVKSLNRITDVEEVEQFLKEGIIMKGFHHSNVLSLLGILLPEEGLPLVVLPYMKHGDLRHFIRCEKRNPTVKDLIGFGLQVARGMEYLAQKKFVHRDLAGRNCMLDESYTVKVADFGMARDVFDKEYYSVQDHKKAKLPVKWMAIESLQTQKFTSKSDVWSFGVLMWEMLTRGASPYPEVDPYDITHYLLKGRRLPQPQYCPDPLYSIMLQCWDPDPELRPSFATLVSDVFTILSSLEGEHYISLNVTYVNLDQPRPYPALTESADENNSTDVEESGSVSS; encoded by the exons ATGGTCCACTGTACCACAAAGTGGGGGACATGTATCTGTGTCCAGACTCTGCTGGCTTTTGCCTTGGCCAACTGTCCCTCACTTGCCCCCAGCCCTGTCAACTTCTCTGTTGTTTACACCATGCCCTTTTTCCAGGCCCGGGGCCCCATTCAGAACATAGTCAACAACTCGCTTTACCAGGAGGTGTATGTTGCCTCTCAGAATGTGATCGAAACTGTCAACAGAAGCTTGGAGAAGGTGTGGGAGCTTCGCACGGGGCCGGTGGGAAGCCCAGAGTGTCAGATATGCGATTTGTGCAACATTGACAAGGATCTTGACTTCCTGGAGGACACAAACAATCAGGTCTTACTGTTAGATACCctctttatgtatttatactCTTGTGGAAGTTCTCAGTATGGTGTATGCTATTTCCACCAACTTAACTCAAATGGACAGTCGCCCTCCCTTTCTAAGTGTTTGTTCAGAAAGGCTGCAAACTCTGCTGCCTACTGTCCCGACTGTGTGGCTAGCCCTCTTGGTACTAAAGTCACCATGGTTGAAGAGGGTCAGACTGTCTACTTCTTTGTTGCCTCCACAGTGAATGACAGTGTGACCCAGCGTTTTGGAAGGAAGTCCATATCAGTGCGTCGACCATTAGCCACAGAAGATGGTTTCTACAGTGATGTGCGTGGCCTGACTGTCCTGCCAGGCTTGCGGAGGACATACCATATTGAATATGTCTACAGCTTTTTCACTCAGGAGTTCGTCTACTTCCTTTCAGTTCAAAGAGAGAGCCCAGATCAGGACTCATCTCCGTTTCAGACTCGCTTAGGCCGTCTCCCACGGAATGAATGGGAGATGAAGAGGTATCGTGAGGTGATCCTGGAGTGTCGCTTTGAACCAAAACGGCGAAGGAGGAACGTAGTCAGTGAGCCCTATAAGGATGTGGTGTACAATGTGGTTCAAGCAGCCCATTTTGGCAAGGCAGGCAGGGAGCTGGCAGATGAGTTAGGGTCAGAGGAGAAGGATGACATCCTGTATGGGGTTTTTGCTGTTACTGATGACAACGGGGTCACGGAGCACGACTCGGCCCTTTGCGCTTTCCCAATGGACAACGTGGACAAAGCAATCGTGGACGGGGTGGATGACTGCTGCGAGTCTGGACCAGAGCAGCTCTCCAGAGGGCTTTGCCATTTCCAACCCTGTGAGAGCTGTCCTCATGAG AGCATGGAGAACAACGCCACGTGCAGAGACCATCCTACTATGGTGTCAAAGCCCTACTACAGAGTGGACCTTTTCAACAGGCAGATGACAGATGTTCTGCTCACAGCTTTGCTGGTCACAACTATAGAGAACAAGACCGTAGCACATATTGGCACTTCTACCGGACGCCTGCTGCAG CTTGTATTGACAAGATCCAGCCCTATTATCTTTGCCAATTACTCTTTGGTAGAGAATCAGAGGGTCTCGTCCATTGCCGCTGTTTACTCATCAGAGTATCTTCTCTTTGTGGTTGGAGACAAG aTGATCCAGGTGCCCCAGAGAGGGCCAGGCTGTCAACACTTCCTGACTTGTGCCATGTGTCTCACAGCCCCAAAGTTCATGGGCTGTGGCTGGTGCTCTGGAGTGTGCTCCTGGGAGAGCGAATGTAACAGACGCTGGAGGAACGAGTCCTGTCCACCAGGGATCACTGGG TTCTTTCCACGGACTGCTCCTCCTGATGGTCAAACAGAGCTAACAGTGTGTGGGTGGGAGTTCCAGTCCCCCTTAAGACCTGCCATCACTTCCAGAACTCACCAGGTCAGACTGGGGCAGACTGCTTGCACTGTTCTGCCAgtcaaaagcaacaacacaca CTTTGTGTGTAAGATTCGCTCTGGGGCCACCGAGCTGTCCAAACCAGTTAATATTACAGTGGAGGTGCATGAGGGCAAGGTGGATGGACGCTACTCTATTGACGGGAAAGCAGAAATGCCAGGATTCACATTTGTG ATTCCTAACATCACAGAAATCCAGCCCAACTATGGGCCACGTGTTGGCGGGACACTCATCACAGTGACTGGTCCTCACTTGGATGCTGGGAAGACCAGGAAAGTCACTCTCAATGACATGCCCTGTCCTATAAAGAG AGTCACAAAGCCCAAAGGCAATGTGTCCTCTATCATCTGTCTGTCCCAGCCCATCTCAGAGGTGAGGGACGTTCCTCTGAGTGTTTTCATCGACAAGTCTCCAGTCCTCACCACGAAGGTGTTTTACTACAAAGAAAACCCAATGATTACAGCTGTCCTGCCCGACTGCAGCTTTGACAG GGGGTCAAGGATTGTCATTGGGGGGGAGAACTTGGATTCTGTTTACCGCACTATCATCCGCTTTAAACCCAATGAGAGCCATTTGAAACCTGTGACAAGG gaGTGCATAGGCAAGTCCTTGCCCACAAGGATGGAGTGTATCTCTCCTGTGTTTCCCAGGGATGAGACTGAGGAAGGAGAGCTTTCTTTTGACATGGACGGAGCGTTGGGACTTTGGAACAAAGAGTTCTCTTACCACCCCTACGGCGAGCCCATACCTTTTGAAACCGATGGACATGTGCTGAATTTGTACCCTGGGTTTGACGAAGTGTCACTACAT CATCAAAAGCTGAATCTGGTGAGCTCCTGTATGACCATCATTATGACGGTGGCAGGCGTTGATTGTGATGCCAAAGTCCTGGATAATGAGATTACCTGCAGGATCCCCAAAAACATGACCATCACCAGTGAGGGATTGCCAGTGAAG atctccATCAATGGGCAAGTCCACAACGTTGGTACAGTGGTGAGGGTCAGCAACCACTACATGGTGGGCGTTGTTCTGGGGATCCTGACGGCTCTGGTGGCTGGGGCGGTGCTGGCCTTCGTTGTTATGAAACACTTAAGGAAGACAAAGAAAG cCTCCATGGTAGAGACCGGTTTGAACCACAGTGCTAATCGCTCTGGTACAAATAATGTGGAGCTGACGCCCATTGGGGACTACAGGAGAG TAGTATCCTTAAGTCCTTCTACCCCGCTGGTGGGCTCGATGGTTTTCCCTAGACTGAGCTTCGCTGCAGGCAGCATAGATCCTACTCTCACACCCCTCATGCCTTCAGAGAAGATCTCCATCACCAGTTTTAGGCCAGAGCTGCTTGAGGAGGTGAAGGATGTTCTTATTCCTGCTGAGATGCTTATTGTGCAACACCACCGGATCATAGGGAAGG GTCATTTTGGCACTGTTTATCATGGCTACTTCACAGACCACAACAACAGAGAAATCCACTGTGCTGTCAAGTCTTTGAATA gaATAACAGATGTTGAAGAGGTGGAGCAGTTTCTAAAGGAAGGTATTATAATGAAGGGTTTCCACCACAGTAATGTGCTGTCTCTGCTGGGCATCCTCCTGCCAGAGGAAGGGCTCCCTCTAGTGGTGCTACCATACATGAAACATGGAGACCTGCGGCACTTCATACGCTGCGAGAAGAGG AACCCCACCGTTAAGGATCTGATTGGCTTCGGGCTGCAGGTTGCCAGGGGGATGGAGTATTTGGCTCAGAAAAAGTTTGTGCACAGAGATCTTGCAGGTCGCAACTGCAT GCTGGACGAGTCGTACACGGTCAAAGTGGCAGACTTTGGCATGGCCAGAGATGTATTTGATAAGGAGTATTATAGTGTTCAGGATCACAAGAAGGCAAAGCTGCCTGTCAAGTGGATGGCCATCGAGAGTCTGCAGACTCAGAAATTCACCTCCAAGTCTGATGTG TGGTCCTTTGGTGTACTGATGTGGGAGATGCTAACCAGAGGAGCAAGCCCCTACCCAGAGGTGGACCCTTATGACATAACACATTACTTACTGAAGGGCAGGAGGCTTCCTCAGCCTCAGTACTGCCCTGACCCATT GTATAGCATAATGCTCCAGTGCTGGGACCCTGATCCAGAGTTGAGGCCCAGCTTTGCCACGTTGGTGTCGGATGTCTTCACCATTCTGTCTAGCCTGGAAGGAGAACACTACATAAGTCTGAATGTCACCTACGTCAACCTGGACCAGCCGCGGCCCTACCCTGCCCTCACAGAGTCTGCTGACGAAAACAACTCCACAGATGTTGAAGAGTCAGGCTCAGTCTCTTCCTGA
- the mst1rb gene encoding macrophage-stimulating protein receptor isoform X2, with translation MVHCTTKWGTCICVQTLLAFALANCPSLAPSPVNFSVVYTMPFFQARGPIQNIVNNSLYQEVYVASQNVIETVNRSLEKVWELRTGPVGSPECQICDLCNIDKDLDFLEDTNNQVLLLDTLFMYLYSCGSSQYGVCYFHQLNSNGQSPSLSKCLFRKAANSAAYCPDCVASPLGTKVTMVEEGQTVYFFVASTVNDSVTQRFGRKSISVRRPLATEDGFYSDVRGLTVLPGLRRTYHIEYVYSFFTQEFVYFLSVQRESPDQDSSPFQTRLGRLPRNEWEMKRYREVILECRFEPKRRRRNVVSEPYKDVVYNVVQAAHFGKAGRELADELGSEEKDDILYGVFAVTDDNGVTEHDSALCAFPMDNVDKAIVDGVDDCCESGPEQLSRGLCHFQPCESCPHESMENNATCRDHPTMVSKPYYRVDLFNRQMTDVLLTALLVTTIENKTVAHIGTSTGRLLQLVLTRSSPIIFANYSLVENQRVSSIAAVYSSEYLLFVVGDKMIQVPQRGPGCQHFLTCAMCLTAPKFMGCGWCSGVCSWESECNRRWRNESCPPGITGFFPRTAPPDGQTELTVCGWEFQSPLRPAITSRTHQVRLGQTACTVLPVKSNNTHFVCKIRSGATELSKPVNITVEVHEGKVDGRYSIDGKAEMPGFTFVIPNITEIQPNYGPRVGGTLITVTGPHLDAGKTRKVTLNDMPCPIKRVTKPKGNVSSIICLSQPISEVRDVPLSVFIDKSPVLTTKVFYYKENPMITAVLPDCSFDRGSRIVIGGENLDSVYRTIIRFKPNESHLKPVTRECIGKSLPTRMECISPVFPRDETEEGELSFDMDGALGLWNKEFSYHPYGEPIPFETDGHVLNLYPGFDEVSLHHQKLNLVSSCMTIIMTVAGVDCDAKVLDNEITCRIPKNMTITSEGLPVKISINGQVHNVGTVVRVSNHYMVGVVLGILTALVAGAVLAFVVMKHLRKTKKASMVETGLNHSANRSGTNNVELTPIGDYRRVSLSPSTPLVGSMVFPRLSFAAGSIDPTLTPLMPSEKISITSFRPELLEEVKDVLIPAEMLIVQHHRIIGKGHFGTVYHGYFTDHNNREIHCAVKSLNRITDVEEVEQFLKEGIIMKGFHHSNVLSLLGILLPEEGLPLVVLPYMKHGDLRHFIRCEKRNPTVKDLIGFGLQVARGMEYLAQKKFVHRDLAGRNCMLDESYTVKVADFGMARDVFDKEYYSVQDHKKAKLPVKWMAIESLQTQKFTSKSDVWSFGVLMWEMLTRGASPYPEVDPYDITHYLLKGRRLPQPQYCPDPLYSIMLQCWDPDPELRPSFATLVSDVFTILSSLEGEHYISLNVTYVNLDQPRPYPALTESADENNSTDVEESGSVSS, from the exons ATGGTCCACTGTACCACAAAGTGGGGGACATGTATCTGTGTCCAGACTCTGCTGGCTTTTGCCTTGGCCAACTGTCCCTCACTTGCCCCCAGCCCTGTCAACTTCTCTGTTGTTTACACCATGCCCTTTTTCCAGGCCCGGGGCCCCATTCAGAACATAGTCAACAACTCGCTTTACCAGGAGGTGTATGTTGCCTCTCAGAATGTGATCGAAACTGTCAACAGAAGCTTGGAGAAGGTGTGGGAGCTTCGCACGGGGCCGGTGGGAAGCCCAGAGTGTCAGATATGCGATTTGTGCAACATTGACAAGGATCTTGACTTCCTGGAGGACACAAACAATCAGGTCTTACTGTTAGATACCctctttatgtatttatactCTTGTGGAAGTTCTCAGTATGGTGTATGCTATTTCCACCAACTTAACTCAAATGGACAGTCGCCCTCCCTTTCTAAGTGTTTGTTCAGAAAGGCTGCAAACTCTGCTGCCTACTGTCCCGACTGTGTGGCTAGCCCTCTTGGTACTAAAGTCACCATGGTTGAAGAGGGTCAGACTGTCTACTTCTTTGTTGCCTCCACAGTGAATGACAGTGTGACCCAGCGTTTTGGAAGGAAGTCCATATCAGTGCGTCGACCATTAGCCACAGAAGATGGTTTCTACAGTGATGTGCGTGGCCTGACTGTCCTGCCAGGCTTGCGGAGGACATACCATATTGAATATGTCTACAGCTTTTTCACTCAGGAGTTCGTCTACTTCCTTTCAGTTCAAAGAGAGAGCCCAGATCAGGACTCATCTCCGTTTCAGACTCGCTTAGGCCGTCTCCCACGGAATGAATGGGAGATGAAGAGGTATCGTGAGGTGATCCTGGAGTGTCGCTTTGAACCAAAACGGCGAAGGAGGAACGTAGTCAGTGAGCCCTATAAGGATGTGGTGTACAATGTGGTTCAAGCAGCCCATTTTGGCAAGGCAGGCAGGGAGCTGGCAGATGAGTTAGGGTCAGAGGAGAAGGATGACATCCTGTATGGGGTTTTTGCTGTTACTGATGACAACGGGGTCACGGAGCACGACTCGGCCCTTTGCGCTTTCCCAATGGACAACGTGGACAAAGCAATCGTGGACGGGGTGGATGACTGCTGCGAGTCTGGACCAGAGCAGCTCTCCAGAGGGCTTTGCCATTTCCAACCCTGTGAGAGCTGTCCTCATGAG AGCATGGAGAACAACGCCACGTGCAGAGACCATCCTACTATGGTGTCAAAGCCCTACTACAGAGTGGACCTTTTCAACAGGCAGATGACAGATGTTCTGCTCACAGCTTTGCTGGTCACAACTATAGAGAACAAGACCGTAGCACATATTGGCACTTCTACCGGACGCCTGCTGCAG CTTGTATTGACAAGATCCAGCCCTATTATCTTTGCCAATTACTCTTTGGTAGAGAATCAGAGGGTCTCGTCCATTGCCGCTGTTTACTCATCAGAGTATCTTCTCTTTGTGGTTGGAGACAAG aTGATCCAGGTGCCCCAGAGAGGGCCAGGCTGTCAACACTTCCTGACTTGTGCCATGTGTCTCACAGCCCCAAAGTTCATGGGCTGTGGCTGGTGCTCTGGAGTGTGCTCCTGGGAGAGCGAATGTAACAGACGCTGGAGGAACGAGTCCTGTCCACCAGGGATCACTGGG TTCTTTCCACGGACTGCTCCTCCTGATGGTCAAACAGAGCTAACAGTGTGTGGGTGGGAGTTCCAGTCCCCCTTAAGACCTGCCATCACTTCCAGAACTCACCAGGTCAGACTGGGGCAGACTGCTTGCACTGTTCTGCCAgtcaaaagcaacaacacaca CTTTGTGTGTAAGATTCGCTCTGGGGCCACCGAGCTGTCCAAACCAGTTAATATTACAGTGGAGGTGCATGAGGGCAAGGTGGATGGACGCTACTCTATTGACGGGAAAGCAGAAATGCCAGGATTCACATTTGTG ATTCCTAACATCACAGAAATCCAGCCCAACTATGGGCCACGTGTTGGCGGGACACTCATCACAGTGACTGGTCCTCACTTGGATGCTGGGAAGACCAGGAAAGTCACTCTCAATGACATGCCCTGTCCTATAAAGAG AGTCACAAAGCCCAAAGGCAATGTGTCCTCTATCATCTGTCTGTCCCAGCCCATCTCAGAGGTGAGGGACGTTCCTCTGAGTGTTTTCATCGACAAGTCTCCAGTCCTCACCACGAAGGTGTTTTACTACAAAGAAAACCCAATGATTACAGCTGTCCTGCCCGACTGCAGCTTTGACAG GGGGTCAAGGATTGTCATTGGGGGGGAGAACTTGGATTCTGTTTACCGCACTATCATCCGCTTTAAACCCAATGAGAGCCATTTGAAACCTGTGACAAGG gaGTGCATAGGCAAGTCCTTGCCCACAAGGATGGAGTGTATCTCTCCTGTGTTTCCCAGGGATGAGACTGAGGAAGGAGAGCTTTCTTTTGACATGGACGGAGCGTTGGGACTTTGGAACAAAGAGTTCTCTTACCACCCCTACGGCGAGCCCATACCTTTTGAAACCGATGGACATGTGCTGAATTTGTACCCTGGGTTTGACGAAGTGTCACTACAT CATCAAAAGCTGAATCTGGTGAGCTCCTGTATGACCATCATTATGACGGTGGCAGGCGTTGATTGTGATGCCAAAGTCCTGGATAATGAGATTACCTGCAGGATCCCCAAAAACATGACCATCACCAGTGAGGGATTGCCAGTGAAG atctccATCAATGGGCAAGTCCACAACGTTGGTACAGTGGTGAGGGTCAGCAACCACTACATGGTGGGCGTTGTTCTGGGGATCCTGACGGCTCTGGTGGCTGGGGCGGTGCTGGCCTTCGTTGTTATGAAACACTTAAGGAAGACAAAGAAAG cCTCCATGGTAGAGACCGGTTTGAACCACAGTGCTAATCGCTCTGGTACAAATAATGTGGAGCTGACGCCCATTGGGGACTACAGGAGAG TATCCTTAAGTCCTTCTACCCCGCTGGTGGGCTCGATGGTTTTCCCTAGACTGAGCTTCGCTGCAGGCAGCATAGATCCTACTCTCACACCCCTCATGCCTTCAGAGAAGATCTCCATCACCAGTTTTAGGCCAGAGCTGCTTGAGGAGGTGAAGGATGTTCTTATTCCTGCTGAGATGCTTATTGTGCAACACCACCGGATCATAGGGAAGG GTCATTTTGGCACTGTTTATCATGGCTACTTCACAGACCACAACAACAGAGAAATCCACTGTGCTGTCAAGTCTTTGAATA gaATAACAGATGTTGAAGAGGTGGAGCAGTTTCTAAAGGAAGGTATTATAATGAAGGGTTTCCACCACAGTAATGTGCTGTCTCTGCTGGGCATCCTCCTGCCAGAGGAAGGGCTCCCTCTAGTGGTGCTACCATACATGAAACATGGAGACCTGCGGCACTTCATACGCTGCGAGAAGAGG AACCCCACCGTTAAGGATCTGATTGGCTTCGGGCTGCAGGTTGCCAGGGGGATGGAGTATTTGGCTCAGAAAAAGTTTGTGCACAGAGATCTTGCAGGTCGCAACTGCAT GCTGGACGAGTCGTACACGGTCAAAGTGGCAGACTTTGGCATGGCCAGAGATGTATTTGATAAGGAGTATTATAGTGTTCAGGATCACAAGAAGGCAAAGCTGCCTGTCAAGTGGATGGCCATCGAGAGTCTGCAGACTCAGAAATTCACCTCCAAGTCTGATGTG TGGTCCTTTGGTGTACTGATGTGGGAGATGCTAACCAGAGGAGCAAGCCCCTACCCAGAGGTGGACCCTTATGACATAACACATTACTTACTGAAGGGCAGGAGGCTTCCTCAGCCTCAGTACTGCCCTGACCCATT GTATAGCATAATGCTCCAGTGCTGGGACCCTGATCCAGAGTTGAGGCCCAGCTTTGCCACGTTGGTGTCGGATGTCTTCACCATTCTGTCTAGCCTGGAAGGAGAACACTACATAAGTCTGAATGTCACCTACGTCAACCTGGACCAGCCGCGGCCCTACCCTGCCCTCACAGAGTCTGCTGACGAAAACAACTCCACAGATGTTGAAGAGTCAGGCTCAGTCTCTTCCTGA
- the traip gene encoding E3 ubiquitin-protein ligase TRAIP, whose translation MPIRAYCTICSDFFDHSRDVAAIHCGHTFHYECLLQWFQTAPTKTCPQCRKQVSTRHIISKLFFDIGGEEESTADPECLQNELDRMKALLSSKERDWRDKQKVVESLKDTVDKQRRDLDSVRKEIVEKEMLCSALRKQMTYLETQQNETQAAKEEARRLRTKMKTFESLDMLLQGQREEVESMITDMGVSQAAVEQLSIYCISLKKEYDNLKGSLKSSNDMCEKLKREVLTSNNKLHKATMEVNQTKEDMKSLQNDLANADKEISSLKRKVEFLQRTLSTPTRTNEALSRLVFESPAPIDLKQPRLHPPADSKDIDLNMTYDVTTPEDVAKKPMRFQSKKMRLDPAALSKHSEKSSSLSKARDEDGSTDPFLRNSLLFRKKTFGSMLDPQRKPGAVKTGYDGLGGRTKFIQPSPLSEIRPLMKAKRKKVTRPQPKIATCLTLDGFLE comes from the exons ATGCCTATCAGAGCATACTGCACAATTTGTTCCGATTTCTTCGATCACTCCAGAGATGTTGCTGCCATCCACTGCGGGCACACTTTCCACTATGAATG CCTGCTACAGTGGTTTCAGACAGCCCCGACAAAAACCTGTCCACAATGTAGGAAACAG GTCAGCACCAGACACATTATCAGCAAGCTGTTCTTTGACAttggtggagaggaggagagcacAGCAGACCCTGAGTGCTTGCAG AATGAGCTTGATCGAATGAAGGCACTTTTAAGTTCTAAAG AGCGAGACTGGCGGGATAAACAGAAGGTGGTGGAGAGTTTGAAGGACACTGTGGACAAGCAGAGGAGAGACCTGGACAGTGTACGGAAAGAGATTGTGGAAAAGGAGATGCTCTGTTCGGCCCTCAGA AAACAGATGACATACCTGGAGACGCAACAGAATGAAACTCAAGCGGCCAAGGAGGAAGCCCGGAGACTCAGGACCAAAATGAAAACCTTTGAAAG CCTGGACATGTTGTTGCAGGGCCAGAGAGAAGAGGTGGAGTCCATGATCACAGATATGGGTGTCAGCCAGGCGGCAGTGGAGCAACTCTCAATCTACTGCATCTCACTCAAAAA AGAGTATGATAATCTTAAAGGAAGCCTGAAGTCTTCGAATGACATGTGTGAGAAGCTGAAGAGAGAAGTGCTCACCTCAAACAACAAG tTACACAAAGCCACAATGGAGGTGAATCAGACCAAAGAGGACATGAAGTCACTGCAGAACGATCTGGCCAACGCTGACAAAGAGATATCT AGTCTGAAGAGGAAAGTGGAGTTCCTGCAGAGGACCCTGAGCACCCCGACCCGGACAAATGAAGCCCTCAGTCGGCTCGTCTTTGAAAG CCCTGCCCCTATTGACCTGAAGCAGCCTCGCCTCCACCCGCCTGCAGATAGCAAGGACATTGACCTCAACATGACTTACGACGTCACTACGCCAGAGGACGTGGCCAAGAAGCCAATGCGGTTCCAGTCCAAGAAGATGCGGCTTGATCCGGCAGC gttGTCCAAACACAGCGAGAAAAGTTCATCTCTGAGCAAG GCTAGAGATGAGGATGGATCCACGGATCCCTTTTTGAGGAACTCCCTCCTCTTCAGAAAAAAGACTTTCGGTAGCATGTTGGACCCTCAGAGGAAGCCCGGAGCT GTGAAAACTGGTTATGATGGTTTAGGAGGACGTACTAAATTCATCCAACCT